In a genomic window of Candidatus Competibacteraceae bacterium:
- a CDS encoding Uma2 family endonuclease: protein MQWQEVCEHPSLQDLPFKIELNEKGQILMSPVKVYHSAFQGRITQLLPTHGVVLAECAIKTAKGTKVADIAWCSEQRFKQIERDTECSIAPEVCIEVLSFSNTSSEIEEKNTLYLEAGALEFWVCQENGNMSFFDSSGWLKVSGLIPSFPKTVKIVG, encoded by the coding sequence ATGCAATGGCAAGAAGTTTGTGAACATCCCAGTTTGCAGGATTTGCCCTTTAAGATCGAACTCAATGAAAAGGGGCAAATTTTAATGTCTCCCGTAAAGGTTTATCACTCCGCCTTTCAAGGAAGAATCACACAATTATTGCCAACGCATGGCGTGGTTCTGGCCGAATGCGCCATCAAAACCGCAAAAGGAACCAAGGTTGCTGATATTGCTTGGTGTTCGGAGCAACGATTTAAGCAGATCGAGCGGGATACGGAATGCTCTATTGCTCCAGAAGTATGCATAGAAGTGCTTTCGTTCAGTAATACGAGTAGCGAAATCGAGGAAAAAAATACTCTTTATCTTGAGGCGGGCGCTCTGGAATTTTGGGTTTGTCAGGAAAATGGGAATATGAGTTTTTTTGATTCGAGTGGATGGTTAAAAGTATCCGGCTTAATTCCTAGTTTCCCGAAAACAGTAAAAATTGTTGGTTAA
- a CDS encoding SUF system Fe-S cluster assembly regulator, whose product MIRITREADYGILLMTYLAQTDGQAYSAAALAQQRRLPLPMVSKILKTLARAGLLVSQRGAQGGYSLARPPAAITAADIIGALEGPIAITECSGDHHDGCSRLEHCEVSGHWPRINQAINVALQSISLLEMSRPDPPRPVHFYPLHHTATANTAGHPI is encoded by the coding sequence ATGATCCGAATCACTCGGGAAGCCGACTACGGAATTTTGCTGATGACTTATCTGGCACAAACCGACGGTCAAGCGTATAGCGCCGCCGCACTGGCGCAGCAGCGCCGGCTGCCGTTGCCGATGGTCAGCAAGATCTTGAAAACCCTGGCGCGGGCCGGTTTGCTGGTTTCGCAGCGCGGCGCGCAAGGCGGCTACAGTCTGGCGCGGCCGCCGGCCGCCATCACCGCCGCCGACATCATCGGCGCGCTGGAAGGCCCCATCGCCATCACCGAGTGCAGCGGGGACCATCACGACGGCTGTTCGCGGTTAGAACACTGCGAGGTCAGCGGACATTGGCCGCGCATCAATCAGGCGATCAACGTCGCGTTGCAAAGCATCAGTTTGTTGGAGATGAGCCGGCCCGATCCGCCGCGACCGGTGCATTTTTACCCCTTGCACCACACCGCCACCGCCAACACCGCCGGCCATCCGATTTGA
- a CDS encoding YihY/virulence factor BrkB family protein has product MPDSHSLIDQWHRRVFEDDHTDRSRLYRLGIFLARLVHGIALKFLDGQLNKQASSLAYTTLLSLVPLLAVTFSVLKGFGVQNQLEPTLMSYLEPMGQPGLEAGAKILDFVNNLQVGVLGSLGIALLFYTVLSLLQKIEEAFNQIWRTPLGRSWTRRFSDYLSVILVGPVFIFAGLGISVSALDNEWVQRLAAIEPFGLLIFGLGRLIPYLLICLTFAFMYGFLTNTRVRVPPALIGGFFAGVLWFATGLIFANFVANSSSYSAIYSGFAAAVLFMIWVNIGWLIVLVGAQVACYWQNPHWLLPRSIEGKTSASEQTALALTIMLLVGDAHYHREPLWSLDRLAVQCEGAPRETVAEIVSALEEKGLIVASNHQPPVYLPANDIGAIQLRDIVMAMREEGDKSKQSDTVRDIMNRIDAAIEQTLKDKTLKDIVLVEGKSEA; this is encoded by the coding sequence ATGCCTGATAGTCATTCCTTAATCGACCAGTGGCATCGGCGGGTCTTTGAGGACGATCACACCGATCGGTCCCGCCTTTATCGGCTCGGGATTTTTCTCGCCCGGTTGGTCCACGGCATCGCGCTCAAATTTCTCGACGGCCAGCTCAACAAACAGGCCAGCAGCTTGGCTTACACCACCTTGCTGTCGCTGGTGCCGCTGCTGGCGGTCACTTTTTCGGTGCTCAAGGGGTTCGGCGTGCAAAACCAGCTCGAACCCACGTTGATGAGCTATCTGGAGCCGATGGGCCAACCGGGTCTAGAAGCGGGCGCTAAAATTCTCGATTTTGTCAATAACCTACAAGTGGGCGTTCTGGGATCGTTGGGCATCGCGCTCTTGTTTTACACGGTGCTCAGCTTGCTGCAAAAAATCGAGGAGGCGTTCAATCAAATTTGGCGGACACCCCTTGGTCGGAGTTGGACGCGGCGCTTCAGCGACTATCTCAGCGTCATTCTGGTGGGGCCGGTTTTTATCTTCGCCGGTCTTGGCATCAGCGTATCGGCGTTGGACAACGAATGGGTCCAGCGCCTGGCGGCTATCGAGCCCTTCGGCCTACTCATCTTCGGATTGGGGCGGCTGATACCTTATCTGCTGATCTGTCTGACCTTTGCGTTCATGTACGGCTTTCTCACCAACACCCGCGTGCGGGTGCCGCCGGCGTTGATCGGCGGGTTTTTCGCGGGCGTGCTCTGGTTCGCGACCGGCCTGATTTTCGCTAATTTCGTGGCCAATTCTTCCAGTTATTCGGCGATTTACTCAGGATTTGCCGCTGCGGTACTGTTTATGATTTGGGTGAACATCGGTTGGTTGATCGTCTTGGTGGGCGCGCAGGTCGCTTGTTACTGGCAAAATCCCCATTGGTTGCTGCCGCGGTCGATCGAAGGCAAAACGAGCGCCAGCGAACAAACCGCGCTGGCGCTGACGATCATGCTGCTGGTCGGCGATGCCCATTACCACCGCGAGCCGCTGTGGAGTTTGGACCGACTGGCGGTTCAATGTGAGGGGGCGCCGCGCGAAACGGTGGCCGAGATCGTGAGCGCGCTTGAGGAGAAAGGGCTGATCGTCGCCAGCAACCACCAGCCGCCGGTGTATCTGCCCGCCAACGATATCGGCGCCATCCAGTTGCGAGATATCGTGATGGCGATGCGAGAGGAGGGCGATAAGAGCAAACAGTCCGATACCGTCCGCGACATCATGAATCGGATCGACGCCGCAATCGAGCAAACTT
- the sufB gene encoding Fe-S cluster assembly protein SufB → MSDSTQALERLAASDYKYGFVTDIEQETVPPGLNEDVIRLISAKKEEPDWLLEWRLEAFRFWLTQEEPTWARVHYPPIDYQAISYYAAPKQKGDGPKSLDEIDPELRRTYEKLGIPLAEQAILAGVAVDAVFDSVSVATSYKGKLAEQGIIFCSFSEAVREHPDLVKKYLGSVVPYRDNFYATLNSAVFSDGSFVYIPPGVRCPMELSTYFRINASNTGQFERTLIIADEGASVSYLEGCTAPMRDENQLHAAVVELVALNNATIKYSTVQNWYPGDANGKGGIYNFVTKRGLCKGRDSKISWTQVETGSAITWKYPSCILRGENSVGEFYSVALTRDYQQADTGTKMIHMGKNTRSTIVSKGISAGHGQNAYRGLVKILPTAENARNHSQCDSLLMGDRCGAHTFPYIEVQNPTAQVEHEASTSKISEDQLFYCKQRGISAEDAVSLIVNGFCKEVFKELPMEFAVEAQKLIELKLEGSVG, encoded by the coding sequence ATGAGCGACAGCACTCAAGCCCTCGAACGCCTCGCCGCCAGCGATTACAAGTATGGCTTCGTGACCGACATCGAACAGGAAACCGTGCCGCCGGGGTTGAACGAGGACGTGATTCGCTTGATTTCGGCCAAGAAGGAAGAGCCGGACTGGCTGCTGGAATGGCGGCTGGAAGCCTTCCGCTTCTGGTTGACGCAGGAAGAGCCGACCTGGGCGCGGGTCCATTATCCGCCCATCGACTATCAGGCGATTTCCTATTACGCCGCGCCCAAGCAAAAAGGCGACGGTCCGAAGAGCTTGGACGAGATCGACCCGGAATTGCGCCGCACCTATGAAAAGCTCGGCATTCCGCTGGCCGAGCAAGCCATTCTGGCGGGCGTGGCGGTTGACGCGGTGTTCGATTCGGTGTCGGTGGCGACCAGCTATAAAGGCAAGTTGGCCGAACAAGGGATCATCTTTTGTTCGTTTTCCGAGGCGGTGCGCGAGCATCCCGATCTGGTGAAAAAGTATCTCGGTTCGGTGGTGCCGTATCGGGATAATTTTTATGCGACGCTGAATTCGGCGGTATTCTCGGATGGTTCCTTCGTCTACATCCCGCCGGGCGTGCGCTGCCCGATGGAATTGTCCACCTATTTCCGCATCAACGCCAGCAACACCGGCCAGTTCGAGCGCACCCTAATCATTGCCGACGAGGGCGCATCGGTGTCGTATCTCGAAGGCTGCACCGCGCCGATGCGCGATGAAAATCAACTACATGCGGCCGTAGTGGAACTGGTGGCGCTGAACAACGCCACCATTAAATATTCGACGGTGCAGAACTGGTATCCGGGCGATGCGAACGGTAAGGGCGGCATTTACAACTTCGTGACCAAGCGCGGGTTGTGCAAGGGCCGCGATTCCAAGATTTCCTGGACGCAGGTGGAAACGGGTTCGGCGATCACCTGGAAATATCCGAGTTGCATCCTGCGCGGTGAAAACTCGGTCGGCGAGTTCTATTCGGTGGCTTTAACCCGCGATTATCAGCAGGCCGATACCGGCACCAAGATGATCCACATGGGCAAGAACACCCGTAGCACCATCGTTTCCAAGGGCATTTCCGCCGGTCATGGCCAGAATGCGTATCGGGGATTGGTAAAAATCCTGCCGACCGCCGAAAACGCCCGCAATCATTCGCAATGCGATTCGCTGCTGATGGGCGACCGCTGCGGCGCGCATACCTTCCCGTATATCGAGGTGCAGAACCCGACCGCGCAGGTCGAGCATGAAGCCAGCACCTCGAAAATCAGTGAGGATCAGCTTTTTTATTGCAAGCAACGCGGCATCAGCGCTGAGGATGCGGTGAGTTTGATCGTCAATGGTTTTTGCAAGGAAGTATTCAAGGAATTGCCGATGGAATTCGCGGTTGAAGCGCAGAAGCTGATTGAGTTGAAGTTGGAAGGAAGTGTGGGTTAA
- a CDS encoding GFA family protein, which produces MSLSGSCLCGLVTYTCTSDPVISGNCHCLDCKKASGSGYAATFFVPENAISITGEVKYYERMVSNGKLARRGFCPHCGSQLFGKPEAMPGLIGVRAGSLTDLSQYKPQADIFASRAPAWDCMDAALPKFPEMPPLD; this is translated from the coding sequence ATGAGTCTTTCAGGAAGTTGCCTTTGCGGCTTAGTCACTTACACCTGCACGAGCGATCCCGTGATCTCTGGAAACTGTCATTGTCTCGACTGCAAAAAAGCCTCTGGAAGTGGCTACGCGGCGACCTTTTTCGTTCCAGAAAATGCCATCTCTATTACCGGCGAAGTGAAGTACTACGAGCGAATGGTAAGTAATGGAAAATTGGCTAGGCGAGGCTTCTGTCCTCATTGTGGCTCTCAATTATTTGGAAAACCTGAAGCGATGCCCGGACTGATCGGCGTGCGTGCCGGTTCGCTGACAGACCTCTCACAATACAAACCCCAAGCCGATATTTTTGCGAGCCGGGCACCCGCTTGGGATTGCATGGATGCCGCGTTGCCGAAATTTCCAGAAATGCCACCACTCGATTGA